In Sphingomonas sp. LR60, the following are encoded in one genomic region:
- a CDS encoding VOC family protein, translating to MTDVANVIAVDHTGFAVSSLDEAVRFWTGALGFTLERQSEMGGDFLHQVTGVADPSAKTAIVKAPDGYVVELLQYSNGPQNGSVPNNAGSIGAAHLALTVKDIDAAIDCVEAAGWKAKGSPLQIPGGPRKGTLVAYVSGPDHITIELMQQLAR from the coding sequence ATGACCGACGTCGCAAACGTGATCGCCGTGGACCACACAGGCTTCGCTGTATCGTCTCTGGACGAAGCGGTTCGGTTCTGGACGGGAGCGCTCGGTTTTACACTTGAGCGGCAATCCGAAATGGGAGGTGACTTCCTCCATCAGGTGACAGGTGTCGCTGATCCGAGCGCGAAGACGGCGATCGTCAAGGCACCTGACGGCTACGTGGTCGAATTGTTGCAATATTCAAACGGGCCCCAGAACGGCTCGGTACCCAACAACGCGGGATCGATCGGAGCGGCCCACCTCGCTCTGACCGTAAAGGATATTGATGCCGCCATTGACTGCGTCGAGGCAGCAGGATGGAAAGCAAAGGGTAGTCCGCTGCAAATCCCGGGTGGTCCACGGAAGGGAACGTTGGTGGCCTACGTTTCAGGCCCCGATCATATAACGATAGAGCTTATGCAGCAGCTGGCTCGTTAA
- a CDS encoding beta-galactosidase, with amino-acid sequence MTNLKLSSLVAMPALLATFFGSFGGQAKAQAVDRTPQSILYGVSYYDEYTPVDRIDEDFRLMKAANITVVRIAESTWGTLEPQPGVFDYRHVDRMLSAAQRYGIKVIVGTPTYAIPTWLAREHPDVLVTRPEGQAKFGYRQNMDITNPHYRAAAKRVIDNLIAHVAKHPSVIGYQVDNETKAYNTAGPNVQDAFVKSLQRKWGNLDQLNKAWGLDYWSNRVNRWEDFPSTVGTMNASVKNAFAEYQRDLVTEFLAWQAGLVREHARDDQFITQNFDMGWLKTSYGIQPEVNHWKAARPLDVAGMDIYHPTQDDLTGVEIAFGGDLARSLKGGANYYVIETEAQGWLQWTPYPGQLRLQAFSHLASGANMVAYWHWATTANAVETYWRGLLTQDYQPNEVYLAAKDIGADIKRIGSKLADLKKSNDVAIYVSNRAQGAFDSFKLPGNIEYNQVMRAFYDALYRRNIEADVISPDGNVDLSKYRMIVVPALYAASDAEIARLNAFAEAGGHLVYTFKSGFSDENTKVRYATQPGAIAQAAGVRYQLFTEPKGVKVGSEPYGLSGKDLEARWWMEFLKPTTAKVIARFEHHSWPDYAAITRNTYGKGEVTYIGFMPSDALIEGVLTDTAKRAGVAWPETARFPLIVRSGTLTNGHRVQYLLNYSREKQSIPSDLVSGTDLLTGKQAASTIDPWGVEILELRP; translated from the coding sequence ATGACCAATTTGAAGCTATCCAGCTTGGTTGCTATGCCAGCTCTCTTAGCTACTTTCTTCGGTTCCTTCGGCGGCCAAGCCAAGGCTCAAGCTGTCGATCGCACGCCGCAATCCATTCTATACGGTGTGTCGTATTATGACGAATACACCCCGGTCGACCGCATCGACGAGGACTTTCGTCTCATGAAGGCGGCGAACATAACGGTTGTTCGCATCGCCGAATCGACATGGGGAACGCTTGAGCCGCAGCCGGGTGTCTTTGACTATCGCCATGTCGATCGAATGCTTTCAGCCGCCCAACGATATGGCATCAAGGTCATCGTCGGCACGCCAACCTACGCAATCCCCACATGGCTCGCCCGTGAACATCCAGATGTGTTGGTGACCAGGCCTGAGGGACAGGCGAAGTTTGGCTATCGCCAGAACATGGACATCACCAATCCACACTATCGCGCAGCGGCGAAGCGGGTCATCGATAACCTGATCGCCCATGTGGCGAAGCATCCCAGCGTCATCGGCTACCAGGTCGACAATGAGACCAAGGCGTACAATACTGCCGGCCCGAACGTGCAGGATGCGTTCGTAAAGTCGTTGCAGCGCAAGTGGGGCAATCTTGATCAATTGAACAAGGCATGGGGCCTCGATTACTGGAGCAATCGGGTCAACCGGTGGGAAGACTTTCCATCAACCGTTGGAACGATGAACGCGAGCGTCAAAAACGCCTTTGCCGAATATCAGCGAGACCTCGTGACCGAGTTCCTTGCATGGCAAGCGGGCTTGGTTCGCGAGCATGCGCGCGATGACCAGTTCATCACCCAGAACTTCGATATGGGCTGGCTGAAAACGTCCTACGGAATTCAGCCCGAGGTGAATCACTGGAAAGCAGCCCGGCCGCTCGACGTTGCCGGTATGGACATCTACCACCCGACCCAGGACGACCTGACCGGCGTGGAGATCGCGTTCGGCGGAGATCTGGCCCGCTCGCTGAAGGGCGGTGCGAATTACTATGTGATTGAGACTGAGGCGCAGGGATGGCTGCAATGGACGCCCTATCCGGGCCAGTTGCGACTTCAAGCCTTCAGCCATCTTGCGTCCGGTGCGAACATGGTCGCCTATTGGCATTGGGCCACGACCGCCAACGCCGTCGAAACCTACTGGCGTGGATTGTTAACGCAGGACTATCAGCCAAACGAAGTCTACTTGGCGGCCAAGGACATCGGCGCCGATATCAAACGTATCGGCTCAAAGTTGGCGGATCTGAAGAAGAGCAATGATGTCGCAATATACGTGAGCAATCGTGCGCAAGGCGCTTTCGATTCCTTCAAGCTGCCTGGAAACATCGAATACAATCAGGTGATGCGCGCCTTCTATGATGCGCTATATCGACGGAACATCGAGGCGGATGTCATTTCACCCGATGGCAATGTGGATTTGTCGAAGTACCGGATGATCGTCGTACCGGCGCTATATGCGGCGAGCGACGCCGAGATCGCTCGGCTGAATGCCTTCGCCGAGGCGGGCGGGCACCTTGTGTACACCTTCAAAAGCGGGTTTTCCGATGAGAATACCAAAGTGCGCTACGCGACCCAGCCGGGCGCGATCGCGCAAGCGGCCGGGGTGCGTTACCAGCTGTTCACCGAACCCAAAGGCGTCAAGGTAGGGTCGGAGCCATACGGACTCAGCGGAAAGGACCTGGAAGCGCGCTGGTGGATGGAGTTTCTGAAACCAACAACTGCCAAGGTGATTGCCCGCTTCGAACATCATTCGTGGCCGGACTATGCTGCGATTACGCGGAACACCTACGGCAAGGGCGAGGTCACCTATATCGGCTTCATGCCGTCGGATGCGCTGATCGAGGGTGTGCTGACCGATACCGCGAAACGTGCCGGCGTCGCATGGCCGGAAACCGCCCGATTTCCGCTGATCGTGCGCAGCGGCACGCTGACCAATGGCCATCGCGTGCAATACCTACTGAACTACTCACGGGAGAAGCAAAGCATTCCGTCGGACCTCGTCAGTGGAACGGATCTGCTGACCGGCAAGCAGGCGGCTTCTACGATTGACCCCTGGGGCGTGGAGATCCTGGAGCTTAGGCCCTGA
- a CDS encoding antibiotic biosynthesis monooxygenase family protein, translating to MFIAMNRFQVIRGGEEAFEQVWLSRDSYLAGEPGFVEFHMLRGPVADDHVLYSSHTVWLSRRDFENWTRSEAFRAAHRGAGEHKPLYLAPPHFEGFDVIQTINPS from the coding sequence ATGTTCATCGCCATGAACCGATTTCAGGTAATCCGTGGTGGGGAGGAGGCGTTCGAGCAGGTCTGGCTGTCGCGCGACTCGTACCTTGCCGGCGAACCGGGGTTCGTCGAGTTCCACATGCTGCGCGGGCCTGTGGCCGACGATCACGTCCTCTATTCGTCGCATACTGTGTGGCTGTCGCGCAGGGACTTCGAGAATTGGACCCGGTCCGAGGCGTTTCGCGCCGCTCATCGCGGCGCGGGCGAACACAAGCCGTTATACCTGGCGCCGCCCCACTTCGAAGGCTTCGACGTCATCCAGACGATCAATCCATCGTGA
- a CDS encoding 8'-apo-carotenoid 13,14-cleaving dioxygenase translates to MTITRRPTFASRFEQAIDNVVGTIASPIVTGIAAFNKRRLPPRDAPHPLLTGIHEPMTEELTLTDLAVEGIIPPELNGRYVRIGPNPADADPRSYHFFTGDGMLHGIRLQGGRARWYRNRWIRSTDVAAARHVPAAPGPRHIFDTVNTSVLDHAGSGWALVEAGSTPVRFDEHLETQRYDDFGGTLPGSFTAHPRRDPATGELHALCYEATDPKRIRYNVVDVAGRVRRSVTIPVSHGPLIHDCAITQRYVVVMDLPLTLSMRTVLAGHGFPYRWNDKHPARIGLLPRDGEAEDIRWFPLDPCFVFHTANAHDLPDGSVALDVVAYDRMFAGDNLAPDEQPRGLERWTIDPLTGSVNQRAIDAAPQELPTIDERRTGRPYRYVYALGLPEHLTETLVGEAPLIKHDLEGDRRLHDFGPGRVAGEFVFVPRSPDADEDDGWLIGLAIDAGGHTTALEILDARNFEAPPLASVRIPHRVPPGIHGAWLK, encoded by the coding sequence GTGACGATCACTCGGCGCCCAACGTTCGCCAGCCGGTTCGAGCAGGCGATCGACAACGTCGTCGGCACAATCGCCTCGCCGATCGTCACCGGCATCGCCGCGTTCAACAAGCGCCGTCTGCCGCCCCGCGATGCACCGCATCCGCTGCTTACCGGCATCCACGAGCCGATGACCGAGGAGCTGACGCTCACCGACCTCGCCGTCGAGGGTATCATCCCGCCCGAGCTCAACGGTCGCTACGTTCGCATCGGACCGAACCCCGCCGACGCCGACCCGCGCTCCTACCACTTCTTCACCGGCGACGGGATGCTGCACGGCATCCGCCTCCAGGGCGGGCGTGCCCGGTGGTATCGGAATCGCTGGATCCGCTCGACCGACGTCGCGGCAGCCAGGCACGTGCCGGCGGCTCCAGGGCCACGGCACATCTTCGACACCGTCAACACGAGCGTTCTGGACCATGCCGGCAGCGGCTGGGCCCTGGTTGAGGCCGGCAGCACGCCGGTTCGCTTCGACGAGCATTTGGAGACGCAGCGCTACGACGATTTCGGCGGCACCCTGCCCGGCTCATTCACCGCCCATCCGCGCCGCGATCCGGCGACCGGCGAGTTGCACGCACTGTGTTATGAGGCGACCGATCCCAAGCGCATCCGCTACAACGTCGTAGATGTCGCCGGCCGGGTGCGACGATCAGTGACGATCCCGGTTTCGCACGGGCCGCTGATCCACGACTGCGCGATTACCCAACGCTACGTCGTCGTCATGGATTTGCCGCTCACGCTGTCGATGCGCACGGTGCTGGCGGGGCACGGCTTTCCTTATCGCTGGAACGACAAGCACCCGGCCCGCATCGGGCTACTGCCGCGCGACGGCGAGGCGGAGGATATCCGGTGGTTCCCGCTCGATCCCTGCTTCGTGTTCCACACCGCCAACGCTCATGATCTGCCGGACGGAAGCGTGGCGCTCGACGTGGTCGCGTACGACCGCATGTTCGCCGGCGACAACCTCGCGCCGGACGAGCAGCCGCGCGGCCTTGAGCGCTGGACGATCGACCCTCTGACCGGATCGGTAAACCAGCGCGCGATCGACGCCGCGCCGCAGGAATTGCCGACGATAGACGAGCGTCGCACCGGCCGCCCCTACCGCTATGTCTATGCGCTCGGCCTTCCGGAGCACTTAACGGAAACGCTGGTTGGCGAGGCGCCGCTCATCAAGCACGATTTGGAAGGTGACAGGCGGCTGCACGATTTCGGGCCGGGACGCGTTGCCGGCGAGTTCGTGTTCGTGCCGCGCTCGCCTGACGCTGACGAGGATGATGGTTGGCTCATCGGGCTCGCGATCGACGCCGGGGGGCACACGACCGCGCTGGAGATACTGGATGCCCGGAACTTTGAGGCACCGCCCTTGGCATCCGTCCGCATCCCGCATCGCGTGCCACCCGGCATACATGGCGCATGGCTGAAGTAA
- a CDS encoding ATP-binding protein, whose product MQPALENRYRHKDGSHRTISWVAAPAHDLIYATGRDVTEAQEAAKALRRAEEQLRQAQKVEAVGQLTGGVAHDFNNLLTVIRGSVDLLRRPGLSDEKRERYVSAIAETADRATKLTSQLLAFARRQALKPEVFDVGDSIRALVDMVGTLAGSRITIATELGERRCFINADRSQFDTSIVNMAVNARDAMSGEGKLTIAVAQVTGMPALRTHPAVPGEFITISITDSGTGIPEDKIDRIFEPFFTTKGVGEGTGLGLSQVFGFAKQSGGDVVVESTVGHGATFTLYLPRAVEPEALKTAVNNEAAQTIGEGACILVVEDNVEVGTFATAALAELGCETVLAMDGPSALVELGTNGERFDVVFSDVVMPGMSGVELAQELRRKYPALPIILTSGYSNVLAKNGTDGFEMLHKPYSIDELSCALRKVSDLRKPRL is encoded by the coding sequence GTGCAGCCGGCGCTGGAGAATCGGTACCGCCACAAGGACGGTTCGCATCGCACGATCTCCTGGGTTGCCGCTCCGGCTCATGATTTGATCTACGCTACCGGCCGCGACGTTACCGAAGCCCAGGAAGCCGCGAAGGCGCTTCGGCGAGCCGAGGAACAGCTTCGCCAGGCGCAGAAGGTCGAGGCGGTGGGACAGCTGACCGGTGGCGTGGCGCACGACTTCAACAATTTGCTCACGGTGATCCGCGGTTCTGTGGATCTGCTACGCAGACCCGGTTTGTCGGACGAGAAGCGCGAACGCTACGTCAGCGCCATTGCTGAGACGGCGGACCGGGCGACGAAGCTGACGAGCCAACTGTTGGCGTTCGCTAGGCGTCAGGCGCTCAAGCCGGAGGTGTTCGACGTCGGCGATAGCATACGCGCGTTGGTGGACATGGTTGGTACACTGGCGGGATCAAGGATCACCATAGCCACCGAGCTTGGCGAACGCCGCTGTTTCATCAATGCAGATCGAAGCCAGTTCGATACCTCGATCGTCAACATGGCAGTGAATGCTCGTGATGCCATGTCGGGAGAAGGCAAGCTAACGATCGCCGTTGCGCAGGTCACGGGAATGCCGGCCCTGCGGACCCATCCTGCTGTTCCCGGCGAATTCATTACCATTTCAATCACCGATAGTGGCACCGGGATCCCCGAGGACAAGATCGACCGCATCTTTGAACCCTTCTTTACGACCAAGGGAGTCGGTGAGGGGACGGGCCTCGGCCTGAGCCAGGTATTTGGGTTCGCGAAGCAATCAGGGGGCGACGTTGTCGTCGAGAGCACGGTAGGTCATGGAGCAACCTTCACGCTATACCTGCCGCGCGCGGTGGAGCCAGAAGCCCTAAAAACAGCCGTTAACAATGAAGCGGCGCAAACGATTGGAGAGGGGGCCTGCATTCTCGTCGTCGAAGATAACGTTGAGGTGGGTACGTTCGCTACGGCGGCATTGGCAGAACTTGGCTGCGAGACCGTTCTGGCGATGGACGGCCCCAGCGCTCTTGTGGAGCTCGGGACGAATGGAGAGCGGTTCGACGTCGTCTTCTCCGATGTCGTGATGCCTGGCATGTCAGGAGTCGAGTTGGCCCAGGAGCTTCGACGTAAATACCCGGCGCTGCCGATCATTTTGACCAGCGGCTATAGCAACGTTCTTGCAAAGAATGGGACCGACGGCTTCGAGATGCTGCACAAGCCATATTCAATCGATGAGCTTTCCTGTGCGCTGCGCAAGGTTTCTGACCTACGGAAGCCTCGCCTTTGA
- a CDS encoding IS6 family transposase, translating into MPRPRKPASPFRYFNSSPEVIRLVVLMYVRFPLSLRNVEDLLFERGIDICHETVRLWWNRFGPLFAGDIRRQRVSRMRGFRHWRWHLDELYVKLNGEMVYLWRAVDHEGEVLESYVTRTRDKAAALAFMKKALKRHGSPEAITTDGLRSYRAAMNELGNAEKQQTARWANNRVENSHLPFRRRERAMQRFRQMKTLQKFASVHANVHNHFSLERHLIDRQTYRERRSAALAEWQALVS; encoded by the coding sequence ATGCCCCGCCCTCGCAAGCCAGCCTCTCCATTCCGCTACTTCAACTCGTCGCCGGAGGTAATCCGGCTGGTGGTGCTGATGTACGTGCGCTTCCCGCTGAGCCTGCGGAACGTGGAGGACCTGCTGTTCGAGCGCGGGATCGACATCTGCCACGAGACGGTCAGGTTGTGGTGGAACAGGTTCGGCCCGCTGTTCGCCGGCGACATCCGCCGGCAGCGGGTAAGCCGGATGCGCGGCTTTCGTCACTGGCGCTGGCACCTGGACGAGTTGTACGTGAAGCTGAACGGCGAGATGGTCTACCTGTGGCGCGCCGTCGATCACGAGGGTGAGGTGCTGGAAAGCTACGTTACCCGGACCCGCGACAAGGCAGCCGCACTCGCGTTCATGAAAAAGGCGCTGAAGCGGCATGGTTCGCCCGAGGCGATCACCACCGATGGTCTGCGCAGCTACCGCGCAGCGATGAACGAGCTTGGCAACGCCGAGAAGCAGCAGACCGCTCGCTGGGCGAACAACCGGGTGGAAAACAGCCACCTGCCGTTCCGACGACGAGAGCGGGCAATGCAGCGGTTCCGGCAGATGAAGACGCTGCAGAAGTTCGCCTCTGTCCACGCCAACGTCCACAACCACTTCAGCCTGGAGCGCCACCTCATCGATCGACAGACCTACCGCGAACGACGCTCCGCCGCACTGGCGGAGTGGCAGGCGCTCGTCAGCTGA
- a CDS encoding glycosyltransferase family 2 protein: MRLIMLQTGLCPSHDVSGETYDVVIPCFNRERTVEQSVDSVLSQNPAPARIILVDDGSSDQTAGILHSLEGRHTSVHAVLLPRNVGASAARNAGLAMSRAEWVAFLDSDDVWLPGAAAAMLGAESTADVVVGQFRRVWPCGSAGEPECAWAGGDVLSALALTGAIGPSWSIVRRSAALAVSGFDPSFHNCNDWDFYVRLVASGARFTRIDHVVAFYHIAEANRLSHDSEVGLANARRVQAHPIFDRLVETSTANEELVLAAS, encoded by the coding sequence ATGCGCTTGATCATGCTACAAACCGGACTGTGCCCGTCTCACGACGTGAGCGGCGAGACTTACGACGTCGTCATTCCTTGCTTCAACCGTGAGCGTACCGTTGAACAGTCTGTCGACAGCGTCCTCTCGCAAAATCCCGCTCCGGCTCGCATCATCCTAGTCGATGACGGCTCATCAGATCAGACCGCTGGCATACTGCATTCACTTGAAGGCCGGCATACATCCGTCCATGCGGTTCTCCTTCCCCGCAATGTCGGAGCATCTGCCGCGAGGAATGCCGGATTGGCGATGTCCCGGGCAGAATGGGTCGCGTTTCTCGACAGCGACGACGTTTGGTTGCCGGGTGCTGCCGCGGCGATGCTGGGGGCTGAATCGACGGCTGACGTTGTAGTTGGCCAGTTCCGTCGCGTTTGGCCATGTGGCTCCGCGGGCGAGCCGGAATGCGCTTGGGCCGGTGGTGATGTCCTGTCAGCACTCGCACTTACCGGCGCCATCGGGCCAAGCTGGTCCATCGTACGGCGTTCAGCGGCCTTAGCCGTTTCCGGCTTTGATCCCTCGTTCCACAACTGCAACGATTGGGACTTCTACGTCCGGCTTGTCGCATCAGGGGCAAGGTTCACGCGCATCGATCACGTGGTGGCCTTCTATCACATCGCCGAAGCCAACAGGTTGAGCCACGACAGCGAGGTCGGGCTGGCAAATGCACGACGCGTACAGGCTCATCCGATCTTCGATCGCCTTGTCGAGACTTCGACAGCTAATGAGGAGCTTGTCTTGGCCGCCAGCTAG
- a CDS encoding acyltransferase family protein has translation MVLRDVCNLRATLRNIRFIRASLRTTDLLGGRAHRTSEFFAREERAGLGGSMSEQGDADQDASREPTRTSFRARTSSGASQPIDRRDARKTDAVKLAARAILILLVVLGHNRIFHDHLYYTGYIIVYSFHVGSFFLLATFGKPRPLNRKTFAGMWRSFLWPYVIFTAIYGSLFFVSEFAKGKVDPLTWAARFMLALPLGTSPMLDAATGLKMLWFLPAFFVFCIFYNCYGTADRKLKIAIVAGTCVAHLGLPTVPRSVLAMAPLGSAIAAYLLLPALIFMQLRCLEWRGKLIAVNAAVFAISSLALIHFRLESVLAEYRIFGIETPLDMIISDAALISGAGAVVSVARVIWQSRAAQWIGARSLQIYLIHAPINLVMVTLCKHMTLWPLAIGIASIGTVIVTCLAIFIMERTRVAKFIFG, from the coding sequence TTGGTTTTGCGTGATGTGTGCAACCTGCGGGCAACCTTAAGAAATATACGCTTCATCCGGGCAAGCCTGCGGACTACGGACCTCCTCGGGGGACGCGCTCATCGCACGTCAGAATTTTTCGCGCGCGAAGAACGTGCAGGTTTGGGGGGCAGCATGTCGGAGCAAGGGGACGCGGATCAGGACGCATCGCGAGAGCCGACGCGTACGTCATTTCGCGCGCGAACCTCTTCCGGTGCGTCTCAGCCGATTGACAGGCGTGATGCGCGCAAAACTGATGCGGTAAAGTTGGCCGCGAGAGCAATCCTAATACTACTCGTGGTCCTTGGTCATAACCGCATTTTTCACGACCATCTCTACTATACTGGCTACATCATCGTATATAGCTTTCATGTTGGATCGTTTTTCCTACTGGCCACTTTCGGGAAGCCTCGCCCGCTCAACCGGAAGACCTTTGCCGGCATGTGGCGATCGTTCCTTTGGCCTTATGTAATATTTACGGCTATCTACGGTAGCCTGTTCTTCGTTTCAGAGTTTGCGAAGGGCAAGGTTGATCCTTTGACGTGGGCAGCTAGGTTTATGCTAGCGCTCCCTTTGGGCACCTCTCCTATGCTGGACGCAGCGACTGGATTGAAGATGCTTTGGTTTCTTCCCGCGTTTTTCGTTTTCTGCATATTTTACAATTGTTACGGTACTGCCGATCGCAAGCTCAAGATCGCGATTGTCGCAGGCACGTGCGTGGCACATCTGGGATTGCCGACCGTGCCTCGGTCCGTTCTCGCAATGGCCCCCCTTGGCTCGGCGATAGCAGCTTACCTTCTACTTCCAGCTTTAATTTTCATGCAACTTCGCTGCCTTGAGTGGCGGGGGAAGCTGATTGCCGTCAACGCGGCGGTTTTCGCTATTAGCTCGCTCGCGCTGATCCATTTCCGCCTCGAGAGCGTGCTGGCTGAATATCGCATTTTTGGCATAGAAACCCCCTTGGATATGATCATTTCCGACGCGGCGTTGATTTCGGGAGCCGGCGCCGTTGTATCTGTCGCGCGCGTGATCTGGCAAAGCCGGGCCGCCCAATGGATTGGGGCTAGATCTCTCCAGATCTACCTTATCCACGCTCCCATTAACTTGGTCATGGTGACGCTCTGCAAGCACATGACCTTGTGGCCGCTGGCGATCGGGATCGCGTCTATCGGCACAGTTATCGTGACCTGCTTGGCGATCTTTATCATGGAACGCACTCGCGTAGCCAAATTCATTTTCGGCTAA
- a CDS encoding SOS response-associated peptidase, which translates to MCNRYRMTEAQIALAARYGIEAPFPPDHTIPPPELFPDKPAFVVRQQGDSRVLDTMAWGFPHKVPGKRIDKATGKPVLLNKSVTNVRNYTSPFWRSALMNPERRCLVPFTSFSEYGQTRDADGKLPLHWFSVPSRPIVSFAGVWRPTESGPVFAFLTTEPNPLVALIHPKAMPVLLHEEDEERWLTGHVDKAILLAQPYPSQLMVVD; encoded by the coding sequence ATGTGCAACCGCTACCGCATGACCGAGGCGCAGATCGCGCTGGCTGCCCGCTACGGCATTGAGGCACCTTTTCCGCCCGATCACACGATCCCTCCGCCTGAGCTATTCCCCGACAAGCCGGCGTTCGTCGTGCGGCAGCAGGGCGACAGCCGTGTGCTCGACACCATGGCTTGGGGCTTCCCGCACAAGGTGCCGGGCAAGCGGATCGACAAGGCTACGGGCAAGCCGGTCCTGCTCAACAAGAGCGTGACGAACGTCCGCAACTACACCTCGCCCTTCTGGCGATCGGCGCTTATGAACCCGGAGCGGCGGTGCCTGGTGCCGTTCACCAGCTTCAGCGAATACGGGCAAACCCGCGACGCGGACGGCAAGCTACCGCTTCACTGGTTCAGCGTGCCCAGCCGGCCAATTGTGAGTTTCGCGGGCGTATGGCGGCCTACTGAAAGCGGCCCGGTGTTCGCGTTCCTCACGACTGAGCCGAACCCACTTGTCGCGCTGATACACCCGAAGGCTATGCCTGTGCTATTGCACGAGGAGGACGAAGAGCGGTGGCTTACCGGTCATGTCGACAAAGCCATCCTGCTCGCACAGCCATATCCATCCCAGCTTATGGTAGTCGACTAG
- a CDS encoding diguanylate cyclase — protein MKEPDRAFIRDLPSGTYIELVVSLCETRMPATIMTLMFVAIGTLAMHAAQDGLLTGLVALGTFASAARLFVLLRGRQLCARPDFSLDDATRFERQFAVTYCAFACIFGLFAARALSLPLVEWQMPVSIAVVGYAAGAAATIALRPRIVVTSLLLSVLPPSGVLLFRADTSALVSAAALLALLAGGLRSLSKRYVSQSTKATSRRDYARQAQTDHLTGVGNRLALSNAFDACKIAGRVDRIALHYVDLDDFKAINDQLGHQVGDRILKLVAEKLRGCSRPDDAVVRLGGDEFVLLQNHADSDEEVEQYATRIARALNALYRVDALSVSVRASVGSRRGAGYIQSVEALLTSADAVLRQRKIERKTRASRPLLKEANWSIVSSQQPEAERQLSNSEAEVRSQLLLLGIAKMTWEAAPDGVVEVDSPTWRDYTGQSYDDWKGFGWLTAIHPDDRQVIKATWRDAVRDGRSVHAEYRLKRYDDLYRWMSVHAVPLRNEDGSIARWLGVNIEIENSRRVGQS, from the coding sequence GTGAAAGAGCCCGACCGCGCCTTTATCCGCGATCTGCCCAGCGGCACGTACATCGAGCTTGTCGTGAGCCTATGCGAAACGCGCATGCCAGCGACCATCATGACGCTAATGTTCGTGGCAATCGGGACACTCGCGATGCACGCCGCTCAAGACGGGCTGCTCACTGGCTTGGTCGCGTTGGGGACGTTTGCAAGCGCGGCTCGCCTGTTTGTGCTGCTACGCGGCCGCCAGCTTTGCGCTCGACCGGACTTCTCACTTGATGATGCCACTCGCTTTGAGAGGCAGTTTGCGGTCACCTACTGCGCGTTTGCGTGCATCTTCGGCCTCTTCGCCGCCCGGGCGCTGAGTCTGCCACTTGTCGAATGGCAGATGCCCGTCAGCATCGCCGTCGTTGGCTATGCCGCCGGCGCTGCGGCGACGATCGCTCTTCGTCCCCGCATAGTCGTCACCAGCCTGCTGCTTTCGGTACTCCCACCATCCGGCGTTCTCTTGTTCCGCGCCGATACGAGCGCCCTGGTCTCAGCTGCAGCACTGCTCGCTCTACTCGCAGGGGGCTTACGCAGCCTCAGCAAGCGTTATGTGTCGCAATCGACCAAAGCCACCAGCCGCCGCGACTATGCCCGCCAAGCGCAAACGGATCACCTGACCGGCGTTGGCAACCGGCTCGCGCTCTCCAACGCCTTCGATGCCTGCAAAATCGCGGGGAGGGTCGATCGCATCGCCCTGCACTACGTGGATCTCGACGACTTCAAGGCCATCAACGATCAGCTTGGCCATCAGGTCGGCGACCGCATCCTCAAGCTGGTTGCAGAAAAGCTGCGCGGCTGCAGTCGACCAGACGATGCTGTAGTCCGGCTTGGTGGAGACGAGTTCGTCCTTCTTCAAAACCATGCGGACAGTGATGAGGAGGTCGAGCAATATGCCACCCGCATCGCACGGGCACTCAACGCCTTATATCGCGTCGATGCCCTATCAGTGTCCGTGCGAGCCAGTGTCGGATCTCGCCGCGGCGCGGGCTACATCCAGAGCGTGGAAGCGCTGCTTACCAGTGCGGACGCCGTGCTTCGGCAACGGAAGATCGAGCGCAAGACCCGCGCCTCGCGCCCGTTGTTGAAGGAGGCCAACTGGTCGATTGTGTCCTCTCAGCAGCCAGAAGCAGAGCGCCAACTGTCAAACAGTGAAGCTGAGGTGCGGTCTCAACTGCTGCTGCTCGGCATTGCCAAAATGACGTGGGAAGCCGCGCCAGACGGCGTTGTAGAAGTCGACAGCCCGACTTGGCGCGACTACACCGGACAGAGCTACGACGACTGGAAGGGATTTGGCTGGCTGACCGCCATCCATCCCGATGATCGGCAGGTCATCAAAGCAACCTGGCGCGACGCAGTCCGCGATGGACGTTCGGTGCACGCTGAATACCGGCTAAAGCGGTATGACGACCTTTACCGGTGGATGAGCGTCCACGCTGTTCCGCTTCGTAACGAGGATGGCTCAATCGCCCGATGGCTAGGAGTGAATATCGAAATAGAAAACTCCCGGCGGGTGGGGCAAAGCTAG